In the genome of Abyssalbus ytuae, the window ATAACCAGTTTAAATTTATTTTAATTAATTTTTTGGTTTAAATACTAAATTTTAAGAAAGCTGTACTTTAAAATCGAGATATCTACATGTTTTATTTAATACATAAGCTATTAAATACTCCCCCTTGGTAATCTGGGGGAGTATTAGCCAGTTCAAAATTACATTTAGAGAACAGATTGTTTTTTATATAGGGTTTTGTTCTATTAAAGGGTTAGCATCTATTTCATCCTGTGGTATTGCCCATATCCATCGATTATCACCGGCAGGAACTTCCAGTACCTCATTTGTTATAGACTCAGTGTGATTTGACCCGGTCCGGTCTAAGGGCAGGTTTAATCGTTTTAAATCGAGCCATCTGAATCCTTCTCCCCACAATTCAACCCGCCGTTGAATCATTATTTCATCAATTAAATCCTGGCCTGTATTAGTAGACAGGGTATAGTTGTCATCACGTGTTGATACCATTTCGAAAAGAACCTGGGCTGCGGGGCCGCCTTGTCCGTTTCTTGCCAATGCTTCTGCTTCAATTAAATACATTTCGGCTGCACGCATCATAGGAACATCCATACGGCTGTCGGAGGTACTTACCGTTAAAAACTTTTGATTTGTATATGGATGGCGGCTTGCATTCTCAACTATTTCAATCCCCGGAGGTAAATTCAGATGTTCTCCGGTAGGATCCCATAAAGTAGCTCTTACATCTGTTGGGGAGATCATATCATATAAGAGGTTATTTATAGATCGTGGGTTGGCCCTGATAGAAGAAGAACTATAGTTTCTGGAAATATATGCTCCCAGATTACCGTAATAATTGGTTTGATCTTCAACTATATGGCTGGCCCACATAAATTCATCATTAGATTCGGCATCATCCCGAAATCCCAGGGCATATGTTTCCTGATCCATCAAAAGATAGCCATCTCTTGCTTCACGGGCGTATTGAGCAGCAATCGACCAGCTACCTTGTGTTAAGGCTACACGGGCTTTTAATCCTTTACCTACATTTGCGTTAAGGTGCGATTTATTTTCCCGTACATATCCTTGTAATAAAACGATAGCAGCATCAATATCTTCATTTATTTGGGTGTATACTTCTTCAACTGTAGCACGGGCAAGAGGCTCGGTAGAATTGTCAAGCCTTATGGGTACTCCGGCTTGTTGGTTTTCTACACCCCTTTTATAGGCACCGGCCCATACCTGCACCAATTGGTAGTGTGCATAGGCCCTGTATAATAAGGCCTGGCCTTTAATAATGTCTCTTTCTTCCTGTTCACCTTCAGCCTGGTCTACTCCGTTTATTAATATATTAGCATTGGCAATCCATTTATAAAACATAGCCCAATGTGAGGTATTATATGAGTTTGTAGGATTAGAATTTAAAATCCATCTGTAGGAAGTAGTCCAGGTGGCAGAATTAAATACGTGATCTTCACCTAATTCATCCATATTCATATTAAAAGATCCGGCACCGCCTCTTCCCTGGCTGTCGTAGCGAATATATAAGGCCCTGTGTATGCCGTTTAAGGCAGACATTGCATTACCTGTGGTAGTTATAATTGTAGCTGAAGACACCTGTTCGGTAGGATACGTATCTAAAAAATCTTTTTCACAACCTGTTAATAGCAGATTGTATGAAAATATTAGTATGAAAATATATGTAATTTTTTTCATTTCTTTTTCTTTTTTAAAATTTGATATTTAAACCAAGAGAAACAATCCTGGAAGGTGTATATACATTCGAGGTTGTTCCGTTAAATTCCTCCTGAATATTTAATCCTTTTCGAGAATTTATTGAGAATACATTTTCGGCACTTAGATATACCTGGGCAGTTGTAACTCCGATAACTTCCTGAAGTTCTGCCGGAAGATTATACATGAAATTGATTTGTCTTAGATTTAAAAAAGACGAATCTACCAGCCATCTGTCTGAAGTAGCATTGGAATCAGTTGTATTGGTAACATCCATTCGGGGTATATCAGTAATATCACCTGGTTTTTGCCATCTTCCAAGAATATCAGTACTTAATGCTGTACCATAAGTACCGGAACTCATAATACCCTGATAATTATAATCTAAATTTTCACCTCCCAGTTGATAGGTAAACATAAAAATTAAGTTAAAGTCTTTATACCTAAAAGAATTAGTAATGGCTCCTGTTAGATCCGGAATGGCTGTCCCTGCATAATGATATTCGGCATTTGCCTGATCGGTGGTTAATGTATTACCTTCAACTATACGTATATCATCATCATTAGCATCGATTGCCTCTTGAGTTGCAAAATAAAGAGGTGAACCGTCTGCCGGGTCAACCCCGTACCAATCTTTTAACCAATAGTCATAAATAGAATGCCCGACCATTAATTTTTTAGAACCATTAATAATTTCCTCTTGTGGTAATTTTGTAAACTCATTTTCTATGGTGGCAGCATTAAAGCCAAAATTCCACTTGAAATTTTCGGTTTTAATCACATCGTAATCAAGGCTAATTTCAATTCCTTTGTTATACATGGTTCCTATATTTTGAGTAATTGAAGAACTACCACTTGAGAGGGGTAATGGAACATCAAATAATAAATTATCCGATTCGCGGTTGTAATATTCAACAACACCGTTTAATCTGTCAAAAAAGCGAAATTCAATAGCAATATCCGAACTTGCACTTTTTTCCCATTCCAGATTTCGATTTTCGAGGGTTGCCTGTAAAAATCCTGATTCGGATTGATTGTTATAACCAAGATCGTACAGTCCCTGATAGGCGTATAAATCGATACCGGAGTTATTTCCGATTTCTCCATATGAAGCTCTTAGTTTTAGCAGATTAATCCAGGTTTGATTTTTTATAAATTCTTCCTGATCTAAACGCCAGGCAAGACCTAAAGACCAAAAATTACCCCAACGAGTTTCACGTGCAAATTTGGAAGATGCATCGGTTCTGTAAGATAAACTAAAATAATATTTTTGCTTGTAGTCATAATTAAACCGTCCGAAATAGCTTTCATCATTACCTACAGCTTCATATGAATTTAAATTTAATGTGGTAACAAAATTTATTAATTCGGTATTACCATCTGCAATAATCTCTGAGCGGGATCCGTCCAGTTCATTAAATTTCATTTCCAGGGATTCATGCCCCAGCAGGGCATTAAAATTATGACTCTCATTCAAACTCAGTGTATAGTTTAATAATTGGTTAAACCCAACCACAGTTCTACGATTGTAGGTTCTACCAGCTCTTCCTGTACCGGCAGCGTCTCCTACGAATTTATTTTCAAAATCAGTATTATAATAATGACGTTGGTCAAAACTGGCATTTGTGGTAAATGTCAGGCCTTCCGTAAACTGGATATTAAAATATGTTCTCCCGCTGATGGAAGTTATCTCATCCAGGTCTTCATTCCATTTCATTTCAGCTACAATATGCCTACCATTGCTGGCACCACTGGGGCGGGTTATATCCAAATCATAAATTTTGTTACCATTTTCATCTAATACATAGGCTCCCGATGCGTCATGTTTATATATATTATATATGGGACCTATACCTCTGGCAAAGCGAACTGGATTTACAAAGGAACTGGATTGGGATGAAGTAGCCTGTGCCTGATTACCTTTTGATGTGGTTACTCCAATATTTAATCCCGTTTTCAGCCAATCATTGGCTTGATAATTTACCCTGAGGCGTCCGGATATTCTAGAGAAATCCGAATTAATTAAATATCCTTCTTCATCGAGGTAGCCTAAAGAGGCATAATAATCTCCTTTTTCTGTACCTCCTTGATAACTAATGTCATAATTTTGACGGTATCCTACTCTTGTAACAGCATCTTCCCAGTCTAAATCATCATATATAAGAGTTGCATTAGGATTAATTTTACCATCTACTCCTACAATTTGATCGTTAGGTACATTGTAGGGATTACTTAATAATTCGTCATATATATTATTGGAGGCATATAAATTTGCAGCCTCCACATCGGCATCAGTATCAATTCCGGGTATAGCCCGGCTATTTCGGAGGGCTTCCCACATAATTTCGTAATATTGATCTGGATTTAACCTCTCATATTCAGGAATGGCCCGGTCTACTATACTGGAAGAAATGTTGATTGAAAATTCGCCTTTTCTGTTTTTTCCGCTTTTGGTAGTAATCATTACCACACCATTTCCTGCTTTATTTCCATATAATGCTGTAGAAGAAGCATCTTTTAAAATAGTGATGCTTTCAATATCATTGGGATTAATAGAATTGATGTAACCATTAAACGGTATTCCGTCAACTACATACAATGGATCACTGGATGCTGAATAGGAGCCATACCCCCTTATCCGGATACTTTGCCCGGAACCTGGTTGTCCGCTAGCCGAGGTAACTGTTACACCGGCCGATGAGCCTTCTATTGCACTTGTAAAGTTTGAAATGGGTCTCATCTCTATATTAGCTGCATCAATTTGAGTGGCTGACCCTGTAAAATCACTTTTTTTGGTGGTTCCGTAGGCAACAACAATTACTGCATCGAGTTCGTTGAACTTTTCTTTTAGAACCAGATTTATAGTTTTATTACTGCCAACAGTAACACTTTGTGTTTCCATGCCAATATATGTAAACTCTAATACTTCTCCTTCCTCTGCGATAATTTGATATCTACCTTCAAAATCGGTGGTAGTACCCCGTGTAGTTCCCTGTACCTGGATAGATACACCGGGTAAGGGTAAACCATCTTCATCCGTAACCAAACCAGTTACGGGTTGTTGGGTGGCTTTGACTATTAGCGAAGAAATTTCCTTATTTGTGATTGTGGTATCTTTTGTATTAGAAATATCTTTATTTTCTATTTCTTTTAAAAAATTAATCACAGATTGGTCGTTTCGGGGAAACAATACAATTTGATTTTTAAATATTTTAAAATCTATATTCGTGTCAGATAGAAGATTAGTGAGTACACTTTCTATTTTCTGACTTTCAGCATTTATACTTGCTTTTTCCGATACGTTAATAAGACTATTATTATAGAAAAAATGATAATTACTTTCAGCTTCTATTTTTTTAAAAATAAGTTTTAATTCAGCATTTTCTACTTTTAATGTAATAGCCTGGGCATTAGCATTGGAGGCAAATAATTTTACTACGCTAATACATACTAAAACAACATAGATTTTCATAATTCTTAGAAATTGTTTTCTAAGCAAAAAACCTTTTGGTTTGCTTTTTTTCATAATTTTGGAATGTTTAGATGTTGATCAATTGTTTTTAATTGATTGGCAAACGAAAGAGGGTGTGTGGCGCACTCTCTTTTATTTTCTCATATCAATTGTAATTTCCTTATTTTCTATTTTGTAAATGATAGGGGAGGAGATCATTAATAGTTGCAATGATTCATCCAAAGTTAAATTGTCAAATGTTCCTGTATATTCATATGTTAATAATTTAGATGAGTTAATAGTTATTTTTACATTGTATTTTCTTTCAAGGTCAAGTACTACCTGTTCCATAGGGGTACTGTTAAAAACAAGGGTTCCTTTTTGCCATGCTATGACATCTTCTGATTTTACTTCTCCGATTTCTATTTTGTTTTCTGTTTTATAAAAGATAGCTTTCTGGGAGGGGGCAAGCAGGATAGGGGTTTCCTCTTCCCTTAAAAGCTCTACTTTTCCGGTAATTAGAGTAGTTTCTGTCTGAATATCATTCAGGTATGATTTTACATTAAAGGTTGTTCCTAATACTTTAACATCAAAATCTTGTGTTTTTACTATAAAGGGTCTAAGGGAGTCATGAACAATATCGAATAAACCTTCGCCTACAAGAGTGACTGTCCTTATATTGCTTTTAAAAGTCTCAGGATATTCTAAATAACTGCCAACATTCAATTTTACCGTACTTCCATCGGGTAATACTATTTCTCTTTTTTCAATATTTTGAGTATTTACAATTAAAGTTTCCGGTGTGTTTTTATTAATGAAATTTTGAGGCAGATTGCTCCAATTTTGATAAATAATAAAAGTTGTTGAAACAAGCAGAATGATTATCACTGCATATGAAATATAACGGGAGTGGCTTCTCTTTTTTTGCTTTTGCTTAAAAATGTTAAAAGCAATATGATTATGAGGGGTTTTGATTTTTTTTAAAGAACCTGCTACGTAGTTAGCTTTTATTAAGTTATACTGTTTTTGGTTTTCCTTACTGTTTTTTAACCAATCCAGTACTATTTTTTTTTCTTCAGGATTAACTTCTTTTCTTATGTATTTGTGAAGCAGTTCTTCTTTCATTTTATATGGTCTTTATATAAAAGACGTCATAAAATGAGCTTCCCCCTATACTTAAATATAATTTTAAAATAAATGTAAAAACTCCTGTAAATGAAAGCGCATATGTTTTAAAGCTTTCCCAATATGGTTTTCTACTGTTTTTATTGATATTTGAAGTTGTTCTGAAATATCTTTATGAGCTAAACCTTCTATTCTACTTTTTATAAATACATGTTTACATTTTTCTGGTAAAATATTGATTGCTTCAATAATTTGGCTTGCCAGTTCTTTTTGAATAATTTCTGAGGCATTGTTATCGGATAAAGCATTATAATTCAACCAATTTTCTATTTGCTCATAGTGGCCGTGTTTTTGTAATTGCCTGCTTTTTTTTCTTAGATGATCCAGACAGGCATTTTTTGTCATCTTAAACAGATAACCGTTAAGGTTAATATTAATATTTAGATCTTTTTTTTTCTTCCAGAGTTTAATAAAAACATCCTGTACTATTTCTTCAGCATCTTCTGGGCGGGATATATAATTTTTGGCAATAAACAATAACTTATCATAATACAAATTGAATATTGTGTCAAACTCAACCTCATTAATATTGTTTGTACAATAAATGAAGGTCTCATTATTATTATGTTTGTTATCTGACATGCCTATTCAATTAGTCTATAAACTTAACTAAAAAATAATAAAAAAATAAAGTACCTTATTTTTTTGTAATATTGACAAAAAATGTTTAATAAAACAGAAAAAAAATATTTTCAATATAAATATTTTTACAAATTAACAGTTGTAAAATTTATTAGTAAGAGTATGGTAAATAGTACTTTCCTTTCCTTTTAAATAATATCGGGTACTCTTTATGCATACTTAATAATTTAAAAAGCATATTAAGTTGTTAAAATATTCAGGTTATAATTCGTATTTATTAAAATTCATTTTCCTCTATCTTTTTGTTTCTATCCGGGCAGGATACAGTCAAAAATTACCACCAGTTCATAATTTTAGCATTAAAGACTATAAAGCAGGCAATCAAAATTGGGGTATTACCGAGAGTGACGGATACTTATATGTGGCTAATAATGAAGGGTTGCTTGAATTTGATGGTTTAGCCTGGAGGCTTTATACACTTCCCAATAAAACCATAATCAGGTCTGTAGTTGTACATGATAGTAAAATTTACACAGGCTCATATGAAGAGTTTGGCTACTGGGAAAAATCAGATACAGGTGAACTGGTATATACAAGCCTTGTTCCTACCCTTGAAGATAACGAAATAGAAACAGAAGCTATTTGGGGAATATTTCCTTTAGAAGATAGAGTAATCTTTAAATCTTTTGCTAAAATTTACATATATAAAAACAATAAGACTATTACTCTTAATCCCAAAGCAACCCTGAATGTAGGAGTCTTGATGAATAATACTTTTTACGTATCTATGAGTGGTAAAGGAATATTCACCCTCAAAGGAGAATCTTTTGAACTTGTAAAAGGAACCGATAAATTTAAAAATTATAAAATCAGGGCAATTTTACCTTATGGAGAAGATGAATTGATGATTGGAACTTCATTAAACGGCTGTTTTGTGTTTAAAGAAGGAGAATTTAAAAAATGGGAGCATCCGGTAAATGAAATATTAAAAGAGCATCAGCTAAATACCATAAGCTATAACAAGGGCAGTAAATTGTTTTTTGGAACCATTAAAAACGGATTGTATGTGGTAGATGAAGAAGATGGTTCGTATTATAATTTGAACATAGATAATGGTTTACAAAATAATACCATATTAGCAAGTACCATATCCAAAGATAATTTATTATGGTTAGCATTAGATAATGGGGTTTCGGCAACGCCCATAAATTATCCCGCATATTATTTAAACCCTTCCAAACAAAACATCGGGGCTGTATACGATGTTGTTTCTTTAAATAATAAAACATATTTGGCAACAAATACAGGTATATATAAGATTGATGAGCGAGGAATAAATTTTATTAAAGGTTCACAAGGACACACCTGGGATTTATTTGTTTGTGATGATGAAGTGATATGCGGGCATAACCTTGCAACATATAGCATTCAAAATGATAGATTAACTACCATTTCCCATCGAAATGGAGGATATACTTTTATTCCTGTTCCCACTGTTGCCAATACTTTTATTCAGGGAAATTATGGCGGAATCAGTATATTTACAAAAAAAGGAAGAATTTGGACTTCTCTGAGAATAAGGGATATAAATTTTCCGGTAAAACAAATTGTTTTTGAACAACCTCACATTATTTGGTTAGCCCATGCCTACAAAGGGGTATACAGGGTTCAATTATCAGCAGACTATCTAACGGTAAAAAGTATTGAAGCTTATCATAATAATACTCTACTCAATCCTTATGATATAAGACTTTATAAAATTGAAAATGACATAGCTTTTTTTAGTAAAGGCCAATGGTTCGTATTTAATAGTATAGAAAAAAAAATAGAACCATTTGTTTCCTTAAATAACATTTTAGGACCTTATAATTCAGCCTTTCCTATATCTGATACTAATAAAAGTCCATATGTTTTTAAAGATAAGGACGATAATATTTTTTTAAGAAATAAATTACAGGATAGCACAAGCCAGGTTTTTATACCTAACAGGTACTATAATAATTTACTGGTAAATAAATATGAAAAAGCTATTGTAATAAATGATAGTTTGACCTATATCCTTTTATATAATAATGTTCTTGCAATAAATCAAAAAAAGATAAATAAACAGTTAAATGTTCACCCTCCTAGAATTGAAAGAGTTTTTGTTAATAAAACACCACAAAGTATAAAAGGTGATTTTTCTTTAAAATCAAAAGATACATTGTCTGTAGAGGTGAGTATTCCTTTTTTATCAAATAATTCAATTGTGTATAAATTATCTCAGGATGCATCAAAAACCTGGAAGCCATCAAACGGGAAAATGGAATTTTATAATTTACCTTACCGGAATATAGAAATGCAGTTAAAAACATTAACAGCCTCTTCCAATTCTTCAAATAACGATACCAAACTAAGTTTTTATGTTAAACCACCATGGTATATGGGGTTTTATGGGGTTTTGGCTTTCATATGTGTTTTGCTTATAACATTATATATAATCAGTACTATTAATAATTATGTATTGATTAAACATAAAAAATATTTAGACGATCAATTTCTTCATGAACAAGAACTTTTAAGAAAAGAAGAAGCGCTAAATCATGAAAAAAAATTAAACGAGTTTCAAAAGAAGCAGCACGTGCGGGAACTTAATGCTAAAACCAAAGAGTTGGCAAATACAGCTATGGCAATGACCAAGAAAAATGAACTTTTGTTAAGTCTTAAAAACGATTTGCTGTTTTTTAAGAATGAAGTAATAAGTAAGCACGAGTTTAATAAACTTATAAAGACCTTAGATAAAAATATTGATAATGTAAAAGATTGGGAAGTGTTTGAATCTAATTTTAATCAGATTCATGAATCATTTTTTAAAACACTGCTTGAAAAGCACCCTGATGTTTTAACTCCTAAAGATTTACGATTATGTGCTTATTTAAAATTAAACCTGTCCACTAAAGAAATTTCGCCATTAATGAGCATCTCACCCAGGGGAGTAGAAATACATCGTTATAGATTGCGAAAGAAATTAAACCTTAGTACTAATCAAAATTTGAACGAATACCTTATGAATATCTCATAAAATAGGGGTTTAAAATATATTTTAGAAGATTATTTCTTAAAATTTTACTAATTATTTACTCTAAATTATACATCATCACTACATCATTAATACAAATTTGCCTTCATCTGTTTGATTAAAAAAAGCTTGTTACCCCTTTTTATTACTAATTTTTTTGTGTGTTTAAAAAAATGATGTAGTTAAAATGTAGACAATTTAACTACTACAGACAACCATCCTTTTAACTTTAAAATTGCTAATCCAAGTAAAATGTTAACAAAATGAAAAAAACCTTATTATGTGTATTAATGTTGTGGTGTGGTATAAATTTTTCACAGGAAATTACCATATCCGGCAACGTAACAGATTCGCAGGAAGTTCCTTTACCGGGAGCCTCTATATTATTAAAAGGTACCTACACAGGTACACAAACCGATTTTGAAGGTAATTATGTTTTGCCCGATGTACCTTCGGATGGAGTATTAGTCATAAGTTATGTAGGCTATGTGTCACAGGAAATACCAATTAATGATCAGACTACTATAAATGTGGTTTTACAGGAAGATCTTCAATCGTTAGATGAAGTAGTGGTAATAGGATACGGATTTCAAAAAAGATCCGACATTACCGGAGCAATCTCTTCCATAAAATCGGAAGATATAGAAAGCCAGCCAGCCCTTAACGCTATGCAATCTATTCAGGGGAAAGTCGCAGGGGTCAACATTATTAATAGTGATGCACCAGGATCGAGCCCTAATGTTATTGTTAGAGGTCTTGGAACAGCAGAATCAGGAAGGCAACCTCTTTTTGTGGTAGATGGAATTTTAGTATCTAATATTCAGAACATTAGCCCTAATGATATTGAAAGCATAGACATAATGAAAGATGCTTCTTCTGCTGCTATTTACGGTACAAATGCTTCTAATGGTGTAATATTAATAACTACTAAAAAAGGTAAAACTGGTAAAGCAGTTATTGAAGCCAAGACTTTTATTGGAACAAAGTCTATTTTAAATCCGGTCGAAATGGCCAACGCAAATCAGTATATAACATATTACAATGAAAAGCAGGAAGCTATCGGAGCACCTTATTTACTATCTCAAAATCAGCTTTACGATACTGATTGGTATGATGAACTTGTTGATTTTTCTTTTTTTAATAATAATTCCTTAACGATTTCCGGCGGATCAGATCTTGTTAATTATCTGTTTAGTGTTAATAATTATAATGAAGATGGTCTGTTGGAAAATCAGGAATACAATAGAACTACCATCAGAAATAATAATATTTACAAGTTGTTTGATGACAGATTAAAGATTTCACAAAATGTGAACCTTACTTTCACAAATGAAAGACCCCAGCCATTTGGGGCTTTTAATGAAGCTTACAGGCAATCACCACTCGTTCCTGTTAGATATCCCAATGGACTATTCGGACAAAGCTTTGTAAATACTACTACCGGGGTAGTAACTTATGAGGCACAACCCGGAGAATCTGTAGGTAACCTTAACTCTATTGGTAACCCCGTAGCAAATGTTTTCTTTAATAATGAGAAAATAAATACAACAACTATTCAGGGTATCGGTGAAGCTGAATTGTCAATTACTGATTTTCTGAAAATCACATCGCGTTTCGGTGCTACAAAATATTTTTATAATAAAAGGAATTTTAATCCTAATAAAGAGAGATGGTTAAATGCGGACCCAACAAGAACAGAAGAAGAATTTGACCAATTAAAAGCCGATAATCCGGAGTCACTTACTTATATTAATAATGAACTTAGCTTTGAAAAGATAGAAGATTTCAGATATAACTGGGATACTTTCTTAACATTTGATAAATCTTTTGGAAGTCATAATTTATCTGCCACTTTAGGAGGATCCAAAGATAAAAGGAATATCCGGTCAAGAAGTTGGGTAAAAGGTTACGATGTACCGGAACAGGAACAATATTGGAACATAGATTTGGCTTCAGGCGATTATACAAAAGAAGTAGAACAAACCAGTTATACTCCGATATCAGTTTTATCATATTTTGGCAGGCTGCAGTATAATTATGACAGTAAGTACTTTTTAAGTGCCAATTTTAGGAGAGATGGTAATAGTGTGTTTAAACAAGGCGGGGAATATTGGGGCAATTTTCCATCCTTTAGTGTTGGGTGGGTACTATCCAGAGAAAATTTCTTAAAAGATTCGGGAATAAACTTCCTGAAACTTCGAGGAGGATATGGTGAATTAGGAAATGCAAATGTTCCTTTTAATTCCTCATTAATTTATACCGATGCTGGAAGTGGTAGTAATAATTATGTTTTTGGACCCAGTCAGGAACTAGTTTTTGGGGCAAGCTCAGGAACTCCCGTAAAAGATATCACCTGGGAGGTAACGGAAGAAACATTTGTGGGCTTGGATTTTGCCTTCTTTGATAGCAGGCTTTCAGGTAATATAGATGTTTATAACAGAAAAAACACCAATGCAATTTTAAACATTCAGCCTACATTGTCATCTGAAAATTCTCAATCCTTTTATGACCATGGGGCAGAAATTACAAATAAAGGGATTGAAGCTTCCTTAAACTGGAATCATGAAATAAATAAAGACTTTTCATATAATGTAGGAGTTAATTTTAATTACAATAAAAATAACGTAGAAAATGTAAAACCTGCCTACGATGGTGCAACCGGAGGAAGTTTGGCTAATGGCCAGATTACAAAAAGATTACAGGAAGGTCAACCTTTGTTTGCATGGTGGATGTATGAAGCTGTAGGAGTGTGGCAAAATCAGGATGAAATTGATGCAAATGCAAGCCTGGGAAGTGCCGCTCCGGGACATTTGAGATATGCCGATCTGAATGATGACGGTGTAATTGACGATAGGGATAAAAAGTTTTTCGGTTCTTATATTCCAACTTATAATTATGGTATAACCCTTGGTTTTAACTACAAGAATATAGATTTTAGTTTATACGGAATTGGAGTAGGAGGCAATAAAGTTTATAATGCTCTGAAAGGTACAAGAATTGACGGAGGAGAAAACATTACTGCCGACACATTTAATGAAAGATGGACAGGCGATGGATCAACTAATTCACATCCCGGAGCCGATAGAGATGCTGTAGCATCCAGCTATTACCTTGAAGATGGGGATTATTTCAGAATAAATAACATTACCCTTGGCTATACGTTGAAAGAATTATTCCAAAACTCCCTAAAAATACGTCTGTATTTAATGGCACAAAACCCCTTTATTTTTACTAAATATTCAGGATTTACGCCGGAATTGATAGGAAGCAATAGTGGTGTACCCAGGGAAACTGCAGGTATTGAATTAACAGCATATCCAA includes:
- a CDS encoding FecR family protein, which gives rise to MKEELLHKYIRKEVNPEEKKIVLDWLKNSKENQKQYNLIKANYVAGSLKKIKTPHNHIAFNIFKQKQKKRSHSRYISYAVIIILLVSTTFIIYQNWSNLPQNFINKNTPETLIVNTQNIEKREIVLPDGSTVKLNVGSYLEYPETFKSNIRTVTLVGEGLFDIVHDSLRPFIVKTQDFDVKVLGTTFNVKSYLNDIQTETTLITGKVELLREEETPILLAPSQKAIFYKTENKIEIGEVKSEDVIAWQKGTLVFNSTPMEQVVLDLERKYNVKITINSSKLLTYEYTGTFDNLTLDESLQLLMISSPIIYKIENKEITIDMRK
- a CDS encoding TonB-dependent receptor, with the protein product MKKSKPKGFLLRKQFLRIMKIYVVLVCISVVKLFASNANAQAITLKVENAELKLIFKKIEAESNYHFFYNNSLINVSEKASINAESQKIESVLTNLLSDTNIDFKIFKNQIVLFPRNDQSVINFLKEIENKDISNTKDTTITNKEISSLIVKATQQPVTGLVTDEDGLPLPGVSIQVQGTTRGTTTDFEGRYQIIAEEGEVLEFTYIGMETQSVTVGSNKTINLVLKEKFNELDAVIVVAYGTTKKSDFTGSATQIDAANIEMRPISNFTSAIEGSSAGVTVTSASGQPGSGQSIRIRGYGSYSASSDPLYVVDGIPFNGYINSINPNDIESITILKDASSTALYGNKAGNGVVMITTKSGKNRKGEFSINISSSIVDRAIPEYERLNPDQYYEIMWEALRNSRAIPGIDTDADVEAANLYASNNIYDELLSNPYNVPNDQIVGVDGKINPNATLIYDDLDWEDAVTRVGYRQNYDISYQGGTEKGDYYASLGYLDEEGYLINSDFSRISGRLRVNYQANDWLKTGLNIGVTTSKGNQAQATSSQSSSFVNPVRFARGIGPIYNIYKHDASGAYVLDENGNKIYDLDITRPSGASNGRHIVAEMKWNEDLDEITSISGRTYFNIQFTEGLTFTTNASFDQRHYYNTDFENKFVGDAAGTGRAGRTYNRRTVVGFNQLLNYTLSLNESHNFNALLGHESLEMKFNELDGSRSEIIADGNTELINFVTTLNLNSYEAVGNDESYFGRFNYDYKQKYYFSLSYRTDASSKFARETRWGNFWSLGLAWRLDQEEFIKNQTWINLLKLRASYGEIGNNSGIDLYAYQGLYDLGYNNQSESGFLQATLENRNLEWEKSASSDIAIEFRFFDRLNGVVEYYNRESDNLLFDVPLPLSSGSSSITQNIGTMYNKGIEISLDYDVIKTENFKWNFGFNAATIENEFTKLPQEEIINGSKKLMVGHSIYDYWLKDWYGVDPADGSPLYFATQEAIDANDDDIRIVEGNTLTTDQANAEYHYAGTAIPDLTGAITNSFRYKDFNLIFMFTYQLGGENLDYNYQGIMSSGTYGTALSTDILGRWQKPGDITDIPRMDVTNTTDSNATSDRWLVDSSFLNLRQINFMYNLPAELQEVIGVTTAQVYLSAENVFSINSRKGLNIQEEFNGTTSNVYTPSRIVSLGLNIKF
- a CDS encoding RNA polymerase sigma-70 factor, producing MSDNKHNNNETFIYCTNNINEVEFDTIFNLYYDKLLFIAKNYISRPEDAEEIVQDVFIKLWKKKKDLNININLNGYLFKMTKNACLDHLRKKSRQLQKHGHYEQIENWLNYNALSDNNASEIIQKELASQIIEAINILPEKCKHVFIKSRIEGLAHKDISEQLQISIKTVENHIGKALKHMRFHLQEFLHLF
- a CDS encoding RagB/SusD family nutrient uptake outer membrane protein, coding for MKKITYIFILIFSYNLLLTGCEKDFLDTYPTEQVSSATIITTTGNAMSALNGIHRALYIRYDSQGRGGAGSFNMNMDELGEDHVFNSATWTTSYRWILNSNPTNSYNTSHWAMFYKWIANANILINGVDQAEGEQEERDIIKGQALLYRAYAHYQLVQVWAGAYKRGVENQQAGVPIRLDNSTEPLARATVEEVYTQINEDIDAAIVLLQGYVRENKSHLNANVGKGLKARVALTQGSWSIAAQYAREARDGYLLMDQETYALGFRDDAESNDEFMWASHIVEDQTNYYGNLGAYISRNYSSSSIRANPRSINNLLYDMISPTDVRATLWDPTGEHLNLPPGIEIVENASRHPYTNQKFLTVSTSDSRMDVPMMRAAEMYLIEAEALARNGQGGPAAQVLFEMVSTRDDNYTLSTNTGQDLIDEIMIQRRVELWGEGFRWLDLKRLNLPLDRTGSNHTESITNEVLEVPAGDNRWIWAIPQDEIDANPLIEQNPI